Proteins co-encoded in one uncultured Draconibacterium sp. genomic window:
- a CDS encoding OmpH family outer membrane protein: MKIKFLFAAVLILCGAAVTNAQNPLKIGHVNIQELVQKHPMLDSLQTVIEKESKDMQEVYDEMVAEHEAAIEKFEAESSTYSDFVKQTRQKEILEQSQKIQAYNQTAQQQLQNRNMELIQPIYQEINQEISNIAGAQNFTYVLDVSAGNVAYISPESEDLTPLVLKALKGE; encoded by the coding sequence ATGAAAATAAAATTTCTGTTTGCTGCGGTTTTAATCCTTTGTGGTGCTGCAGTTACAAACGCACAAAACCCTTTAAAAATAGGGCATGTAAATATTCAGGAACTGGTGCAAAAACACCCAATGCTTGATAGTCTTCAAACAGTTATCGAAAAAGAATCAAAAGATATGCAGGAGGTTTACGACGAAATGGTTGCCGAACATGAAGCTGCCATTGAGAAGTTTGAAGCCGAAAGCAGTACATATTCCGATTTTGTAAAACAAACCCGGCAAAAGGAAATTTTGGAACAGTCGCAAAAAATACAGGCTTATAACCAAACCGCACAGCAACAGTTACAAAACCGCAACATGGAGCTTATTCAGCCCATTTATCAAGAAATAAATCAGGAAATCAGCAACATTGCCGGGGCGCAAAACTTTACCTATGTGCTCGATGTAAGTGCCGGGAATGTGGCCTATATCTCGCCCGAAAGCGAGGATTTAACACCGTTGGTTTTGAAAGCCTTAAAAGGAGAATAA
- a CDS encoding IS3 family transposase, translated as MKAVDTAKKTKLASCETTCQCFGLHRDAYYKYKKRSAARLEVEKKVIKLVNYERLTQPRVGTRKLMMALHITFNLMGLKVGRDELYRILRKYDMLIVRKKTSCKTTDSYHHFHKYNNLIKDLKITRPNQVWVSDITYIRTYNGFCYLALITDLYSRKIVGYDISNSLELAGCLRALKKALANAKPANGLIHHSDRGAQYCSNQYVRILKNKDFKISMTEENHCYENAIAERVNGILKDEFFLDQTFASLKEAKRATKNAINIYNNKRLHLSLDYKTPQNVYNEAA; from the coding sequence ATGAAAGCAGTTGATACAGCAAAAAAAACAAAGCTGGCAAGTTGCGAGACGACTTGTCAATGCTTTGGACTACATCGGGATGCCTATTATAAATACAAGAAGAGGAGTGCTGCCCGACTAGAAGTAGAAAAGAAAGTCATAAAGCTTGTCAATTATGAGCGACTAACTCAACCGCGCGTTGGTACTCGAAAGTTGATGATGGCGCTACATATAACATTTAATCTAATGGGATTAAAGGTTGGACGTGATGAACTTTACAGGATCTTACGTAAATACGACATGTTGATTGTACGTAAGAAAACAAGTTGTAAAACAACCGATTCATATCATCATTTTCACAAGTACAATAATTTGATTAAAGACCTTAAAATAACAAGGCCAAATCAGGTATGGGTTAGCGATATTACCTACATCAGAACATACAACGGCTTTTGCTATTTAGCTCTCATTACTGACTTATACTCAAGAAAAATTGTTGGTTACGATATTAGCAACTCTCTTGAGCTGGCTGGGTGTTTGCGGGCTCTCAAAAAGGCCCTGGCAAACGCAAAGCCTGCCAATGGATTGATCCATCATTCTGACCGTGGAGCTCAATACTGCTCTAATCAATATGTCAGAATATTAAAAAACAAAGACTTCAAAATTAGCATGACCGAAGAAAATCATTGTTATGAGAATGCTATTGCTGAACGTGTTAATGGTATTTTAAAAGATGAGTTTTTCCTGGACCAAACATTTGCTAGTTTAAAAGAGGCTAAGCGTGCTACAAAAAATGCAATCAATATTTACAATAACAAAAGACTTCATTTATCTTTAGACTATAAAACGCCTCAAAACGTGTATAATGAGGCAGCTTAA
- a CDS encoding transposase, with translation MYKNDQVYRRYSESFKLKILSELSTGKYNKRQLGRIYGIQNSTINEWIKKYNRTDLMNTRINVETKDEITRIKALQKEVKKLKEALVKKDLDQLVLDSYLEVSAEKLGFKNAEELKKNLGKKR, from the coding sequence ATGTATAAAAATGATCAAGTTTACAGACGTTATTCGGAAAGTTTCAAACTCAAAATTTTATCCGAACTTAGTACCGGTAAGTATAACAAACGGCAGCTCGGACGTATTTATGGCATTCAAAACAGTACAATCAATGAATGGATCAAAAAATACAACAGAACTGACTTAATGAACACTCGTATAAACGTGGAAACTAAAGACGAAATCACCAGAATTAAAGCACTACAAAAAGAAGTTAAAAAGCTCAAAGAAGCCCTTGTTAAGAAAGATCTGGACCAGTTGGTACTGGATTCATATCTTGAAGTATCAGCTGAAAAACTAGGTTTCAAAAACGCCGAAGAATTAAAAAAAAATTTAGGCAAGAAACGCTAA
- a CDS encoding MFS transporter, whose product MVKTENKVINPAMWVPTAYFAMGLPFMVLAQSTAIMYKNMGISDSKIAFWTSLIMLPWTLKPLWSPVLEMFKSKKFFVVTSQFITAITFALIAFALPLPNFFAYTIALLGVIGFSGATNDIATDGVYLSVLSSKDQARYIGWQGASYNVGKFLAYGGFVTIAGILEKQMGVVNAWVAVMLGIGGAMALVGIYHSRMLPGGEVSTSEVKSMKEGFATLWDVLKTFFQKKHIYWYIAFIVLYRFAEGFAIKIAPLFFKAAVADGGLGLTTTEIGVVYGTFGTGAFVAGSLLAGYFIAKRGLKRALLILVSTFNIPFLVYALLAHYQPSNLYLIGGAVVLEYFGYGFGFVGLMLFMMQQVAPGKYKMAHYAFATGIMNLGFMVPSMLSGYFSDWLGYKLFFAWVLVATIPAFIAARLVPFGHPDNVDEETKETENND is encoded by the coding sequence ATGGTAAAAACAGAAAATAAAGTTATTAATCCGGCAATGTGGGTTCCAACAGCCTACTTTGCAATGGGTTTACCTTTCATGGTGCTGGCACAGTCGACGGCTATCATGTATAAGAATATGGGGATCTCCGATTCCAAAATCGCCTTCTGGACCTCGTTGATTATGCTTCCGTGGACCCTAAAACCACTATGGAGCCCGGTTTTGGAGATGTTCAAATCAAAGAAATTCTTTGTGGTAACCAGCCAGTTTATTACTGCGATAACTTTTGCCCTCATTGCCTTTGCGCTTCCATTACCCAACTTTTTTGCCTACACCATTGCTCTGCTTGGTGTTATTGGTTTTAGCGGTGCCACCAACGATATTGCAACCGACGGAGTTTACCTCAGCGTACTTTCATCAAAAGATCAGGCTAGATATATTGGCTGGCAGGGAGCGTCGTACAATGTTGGAAAATTTTTGGCCTACGGAGGGTTTGTTACCATTGCCGGAATTCTTGAAAAACAAATGGGCGTGGTAAATGCCTGGGTAGCCGTGATGCTTGGAATTGGTGGCGCGATGGCTTTGGTGGGCATCTACCACTCGCGTATGTTGCCCGGTGGAGAAGTTTCAACATCGGAAGTAAAAAGTATGAAAGAAGGTTTTGCCACACTTTGGGATGTACTAAAAACATTTTTTCAAAAAAAACATATTTACTGGTACATTGCCTTTATTGTATTGTACCGTTTTGCCGAAGGATTTGCCATTAAAATTGCGCCGTTATTTTTTAAAGCTGCCGTTGCCGATGGAGGATTAGGATTAACAACCACCGAAATTGGCGTTGTATACGGAACTTTTGGAACCGGAGCTTTTGTTGCCGGATCGTTATTGGCCGGATACTTTATTGCAAAACGTGGATTGAAAAGGGCTTTACTTATTCTGGTTAGCACCTTTAATATTCCCTTTTTGGTATACGCACTGCTAGCCCACTACCAGCCATCGAACCTTTACCTCATAGGCGGTGCAGTAGTTCTTGAATACTTTGGCTACGGATTTGGCTTTGTTGGCTTAATGCTATTTATGATGCAACAAGTAGCTCCCGGAAAATATAAAATGGCACACTATGCTTTTGCCACCGGGATAATGAATCTGGGCTTTATGGTGCCATCAATGTTGAGCGGTTATTTTAGCGACTGGCTGGGCTACAAATTATTTTTTGCCTGGGTGCTGGTGGCTACTATTCCGGCATTTATTGCCGCACGGCTCGTTCCCTTCGGACACCCCGATAATGTAGATGAAGAAACAAAAGAAACAGAGAATAATGACTAA